From Cellulosimicrobium cellulans, the proteins below share one genomic window:
- a CDS encoding ABC transporter ATP-binding protein, translating to MPGAATEGTDVGSVPAAVVDLVDVSRSFPGPPRVDALREVSLRVDPGEYVSIIGPSGSGKSTLLNILGLLDRPTSGEYLLDGVPTGSASESVRSSLRGGRIGFVFQSFHLLPQRTVLDNVLLATLYSGVPRGEREERARTALDRVHLTHRTTFHPTTLSGGERQRVAVARAIVAAPHLLLADEPTGNLDSTNSAEVMDLFDELHADGLTLAVITHDPVVSARAERRVRIADGRLEELDR from the coding sequence GTGCCGGGCGCCGCGACCGAGGGTACCGACGTCGGGAGCGTCCCCGCGGCCGTGGTCGACCTCGTCGACGTGTCGCGCAGCTTCCCGGGCCCGCCCCGGGTGGACGCGCTGCGAGAGGTGAGCCTGCGCGTGGACCCCGGCGAGTACGTGTCGATCATCGGCCCCTCAGGCTCGGGCAAGTCCACGCTGCTCAACATCCTGGGCCTCCTCGACCGCCCGACGTCGGGCGAGTACCTGCTCGACGGCGTCCCGACCGGGAGCGCGTCGGAGTCGGTGCGCTCGTCCCTGCGCGGCGGGCGGATCGGCTTCGTCTTCCAGTCCTTCCACCTGCTGCCGCAGCGGACGGTGCTCGACAACGTCCTGCTCGCGACCCTGTACAGCGGAGTGCCGCGCGGGGAGCGGGAAGAGCGGGCCCGCACGGCGCTCGACCGCGTGCACCTCACGCACCGGACGACGTTCCACCCCACGACGCTCTCGGGCGGCGAGCGCCAGCGCGTCGCGGTGGCCCGGGCGATCGTCGCCGCGCCGCACCTGCTGCTCGCGGACGAGCCCACGGGCAACCTCGACTCCACCAACTCGGCGGAGGTCATGGACCTGTTCGACGAGCTCCACGCCGACGGGCTCACGCTGGCCGTCATCACGCACGACCCGGTCGTGTCCGCGCGCGCCGAGCGGCGCGTGCGGATCGCGGACGGCCGGCTCGAGGAGCTGGACCGGTGA
- a CDS encoding ABC transporter permease, protein MTGIVGAVLEAWDELRVHKVRVLLALVGVAVAVCAITAISAAGEMLRQVSAEQNDRWGGRAATLQVTAWPTGEGGSVMPGPEEYERVFDEVVERYAIGYSSMLRDAPAPVRFPDGTREVYTTGVEADWATMHRFEVTSGRWFTDADADRLAPALVVNQAFLDALGGVTVAEHPTVTIGGDNPVVATVVGAFPDDWPQAEPQAYVLVDAQTAWVTPESLATTGPPRLELWVPDELADGLVEAIQRDVSGAISGTQAEVYRSDSASYGVVDGAIRWVVLGVSVIALLLGGLGLVNIALVTVRYRIREIGIRRSFGASSGRVFFSVMMESVVATTVAGVLGVTVAVVALHNLPLDVLMGSAVQDAPGFPFSAAVTGMLAAVGIGALAGLLPALVAVRVKVIDAIRY, encoded by the coding sequence GTGACCGGGATCGTCGGCGCCGTCCTCGAGGCGTGGGACGAGCTGCGGGTCCACAAGGTCCGCGTCCTCCTCGCGCTCGTCGGCGTCGCGGTCGCGGTCTGCGCGATCACGGCCATCTCCGCCGCCGGGGAGATGCTCCGCCAGGTCTCCGCCGAGCAGAACGACCGCTGGGGCGGTCGCGCCGCCACCCTCCAGGTGACGGCCTGGCCGACGGGCGAGGGCGGGAGCGTCATGCCCGGGCCCGAGGAGTACGAGCGGGTGTTCGACGAGGTCGTCGAGCGCTACGCGATCGGCTACTCGTCGATGCTGCGCGACGCGCCCGCGCCCGTCCGCTTCCCCGACGGCACGCGCGAGGTCTACACGACCGGTGTCGAGGCCGACTGGGCCACGATGCACCGCTTCGAGGTGACGTCGGGACGGTGGTTCACCGACGCGGACGCCGACCGCCTCGCGCCCGCGCTCGTCGTCAACCAGGCGTTCCTCGACGCGCTCGGCGGCGTGACCGTCGCGGAGCACCCGACCGTCACGATCGGGGGCGACAACCCGGTGGTCGCGACCGTCGTCGGGGCGTTCCCGGACGACTGGCCGCAGGCCGAGCCGCAGGCCTACGTCCTCGTCGACGCCCAGACGGCCTGGGTCACCCCGGAGTCGCTGGCGACGACCGGCCCGCCGCGGCTCGAGCTGTGGGTCCCCGACGAGCTGGCCGACGGGCTCGTCGAGGCGATCCAGCGCGACGTCTCCGGTGCGATCAGCGGCACGCAGGCCGAGGTCTACCGGTCGGACTCGGCGAGCTACGGCGTCGTCGACGGCGCGATCCGCTGGGTCGTGCTCGGCGTCAGCGTGATCGCGCTCCTGCTCGGCGGGCTCGGGCTGGTCAACATCGCGCTCGTCACCGTCCGGTACCGGATCCGCGAGATCGGGATCCGCCGGAGCTTCGGGGCGAGCTCGGGCCGCGTCTTCTTCTCCGTGATGATGGAGAGCGTCGTCGCGACCACCGTCGCGGGCGTGCTGGGCGTGACCGTCGCGGTCGTCGCGCTGCACAACCTCCCGCTCGACGTGCTCATGGGCTCGGCCGTCCAGGACGCTCCCGGATTCCCGTTCTCCGCCGCGGTGACCGGGATGCTCGCCGCCGTCGGGATCGGCGCGCTCGCGGGCCTCCTCCCGGCGCTCGTCGCCGTCCGCGTCAAGGTGATCGACGCCATCCGCTACTGA
- a CDS encoding ABC transporter ATP-binding protein has protein sequence MSLLELSGVARSVLLPDDRELEILRGIDLTVAAGEHVSIVGRSGTGKSTLLNILGLLDTPTGGEYLLDGVAIGRLSGRARARRRGTDFGFVFQQFNLLQGRTALENVVAPLLYARGRQFWQRRTLAAEMLDRVGLGDRLDTRPEKLSGGEQQRVAIARALVRVPRVILADEPTGALDVDTGSEVMDLLDTIARENGSALIAITHDLAVASRAARQFRLADGVLTPIAISARSAGSLASLDAPGAQPGAQDAAGPYGPGALGAAAPALEAGDDQAEHVARPLVASHGASPRTGDAA, from the coding sequence ATGAGCCTCCTGGAGCTGAGCGGGGTCGCCCGCTCCGTCCTCCTCCCCGACGACCGCGAGCTCGAGATCCTGCGCGGCATCGACCTCACCGTCGCCGCCGGGGAGCACGTCTCGATCGTCGGGCGGTCGGGGACCGGCAAGTCCACCCTGCTCAACATCCTCGGGCTCCTCGACACCCCGACGGGCGGCGAGTACCTGCTCGACGGCGTCGCCATCGGCCGGCTCTCCGGCCGCGCCCGGGCGCGGCGCCGCGGCACGGACTTCGGGTTCGTGTTCCAGCAGTTCAACCTCCTCCAGGGCCGCACGGCGCTCGAGAACGTCGTCGCGCCGCTGCTGTACGCGCGCGGGCGGCAGTTCTGGCAGCGCCGGACGCTGGCCGCCGAGATGCTCGACCGCGTGGGCCTCGGCGACCGCCTCGACACCCGCCCGGAGAAGCTCTCGGGCGGCGAGCAGCAGCGCGTCGCCATCGCCCGCGCGCTCGTGCGCGTGCCCCGCGTGATCCTCGCCGACGAGCCGACGGGCGCGCTCGACGTCGACACGGGCAGCGAGGTCATGGACCTGCTCGACACCATCGCGCGCGAGAACGGGTCGGCCCTCATCGCCATCACGCACGACCTCGCGGTGGCGTCGCGCGCGGCCCGGCAGTTCCGGCTCGCCGACGGCGTGCTCACCCCGATCGCCATCAGCGCGCGCAGCGCCGGGTCGCTCGCGTCGCTCGACGCCCCGGGCGCGCAACCCGGGGCCCAGGACGCCGCGGGGCCCTACGGGCCCGGGGCGCTCGGTGCCGCCGCGCCCGCGCTGGAGGCCGGCGACGACCAGGCGGAACACGTCGCCCGCCCGCTGGTCGCCTCGCACGGTGCGTCCCCGCGGACGGGGGACGCCGCGTGA
- a CDS encoding efflux RND transporter periplasmic adaptor subunit, with the protein MGITRRIVFPALRIVVWGVIAAALAVIAFRSAPEAPADPAAPSAELVEPRVAVTTGDVTNTVTLTGQIVADPAAPQKVTQRGVVTAVHAKPGDVVEAGAPLLEVTLTEPQEPLTKTDPETGEVTVTERRPKVTKETVKATTAGTVATFTALKDQEVAVGEDFASVSPGTLSVTGSMVAEQQFRLLQIPTEATVTVTGGPAPFTCTNLRMGAAAAPAGTPEEGATDPAAGASSASVTCAVPGDVTVFAGLAAELEITAGAVEGALVVPVTAVLGRVEQGKVWVVGADGEPEERAVTLGLTDGSVVQVTEGLAEGDEVLEFVPGQDVVPVVDPMTGEVIGG; encoded by the coding sequence GTGGGTATCACCCGCCGGATCGTCTTCCCCGCCCTCCGCATCGTCGTCTGGGGGGTCATCGCCGCCGCGCTCGCCGTGATCGCGTTCCGCTCGGCGCCCGAGGCGCCCGCCGACCCGGCGGCCCCCTCCGCCGAGCTCGTCGAGCCGCGCGTGGCCGTGACCACGGGCGACGTCACCAACACCGTGACCCTGACCGGGCAGATCGTCGCCGACCCGGCGGCGCCGCAGAAGGTCACGCAGCGCGGCGTCGTCACGGCGGTGCACGCCAAGCCCGGCGACGTCGTCGAGGCCGGAGCGCCGCTGCTCGAGGTGACCCTCACCGAGCCGCAGGAGCCGCTGACGAAGACCGACCCCGAGACCGGCGAGGTCACGGTCACGGAGCGCCGGCCCAAGGTGACGAAGGAGACCGTGAAGGCCACGACCGCCGGCACGGTCGCCACGTTCACCGCCCTGAAGGACCAGGAGGTCGCGGTCGGGGAGGACTTCGCGTCGGTCTCCCCCGGCACGCTGTCCGTCACGGGCAGCATGGTCGCCGAGCAGCAGTTCCGCCTGCTCCAGATCCCGACCGAGGCGACGGTCACCGTCACCGGGGGCCCGGCGCCGTTCACGTGCACCAACCTGCGCATGGGCGCGGCCGCGGCTCCCGCCGGGACGCCCGAGGAGGGCGCGACCGACCCCGCCGCGGGCGCGTCCTCGGCGAGCGTCACGTGCGCCGTCCCGGGCGACGTCACCGTCTTCGCCGGGCTCGCGGCCGAGCTCGAGATCACCGCCGGCGCCGTCGAGGGCGCCCTCGTCGTCCCCGTGACCGCGGTGCTCGGCCGGGTCGAGCAGGGCAAGGTGTGGGTCGTCGGCGCCGACGGCGAGCCCGAGGAGCGTGCCGTCACGCTCGGCCTCACCGACGGCAGCGTCGTCCAGGTGACCGAGGGTCTCGCCGAGGGCGACGAGGTCCTCGAGTTCGTGCCCGGCCAGGACGTCGTGCCGGTCGTCGACCCCATGACCGGCGAGGTGATCGGGGGATGA
- a CDS encoding Mrp/NBP35 family ATP-binding protein, with the protein MPDPVADPLEHAVRQALTAVLDPEIRRPVTDLGMIRSVAVAPGAPGAVVTVGVDLTVATCPMRDTLTRDVDAAVRAVDGVADVRVDLGVMSAEQRAELRTMLRGGVGEPEIPFAKPGSLTKVYAIASGKGGVGKSSVTANLAVALAAQGLEVGVVDADIYGFSIPRMLGVDRQPTRVDNMLLPPIAHGVKVVSIGMFVPPGQPVVWRGPMLHRALQQFLADVFWGDLDVLLLDLPPGTGDIAISVAQLLPGSEIVVVTTPQVAAAEVAERAGSVATQTQQGVVGVVENMSWLEQPDGSRLEVFGSGGGERVAANLSRATGTDVPLLGQVPLDVSLREAGDGGTPVVLADPGSAAAVALRDVALGLSRRPRGLAGRSLGVTVV; encoded by the coding sequence ATGCCCGACCCTGTTGCAGACCCGCTCGAGCACGCCGTCCGGCAGGCCCTCACCGCGGTCCTCGACCCGGAGATCCGCCGCCCCGTCACGGACCTCGGCATGATCCGCTCGGTCGCGGTCGCACCCGGTGCGCCGGGCGCGGTCGTCACGGTGGGCGTGGACCTCACGGTCGCGACGTGCCCGATGCGCGACACCCTCACGCGCGACGTCGACGCCGCCGTGCGCGCGGTCGACGGCGTGGCGGACGTGCGCGTGGACCTGGGCGTCATGAGCGCGGAGCAGCGCGCGGAGCTGCGCACGATGCTGCGCGGCGGCGTGGGCGAGCCCGAGATCCCCTTCGCGAAGCCGGGTTCGCTGACCAAGGTCTACGCGATCGCGTCCGGCAAGGGCGGGGTGGGCAAGTCGTCCGTCACGGCGAACCTCGCGGTCGCGCTCGCGGCCCAGGGTCTCGAGGTCGGCGTCGTCGACGCGGACATCTACGGGTTCTCCATCCCGCGCATGCTCGGCGTCGACCGGCAGCCCACGCGCGTCGACAACATGCTCCTGCCGCCGATCGCGCACGGCGTGAAGGTCGTCTCGATCGGCATGTTCGTCCCGCCCGGCCAGCCGGTCGTGTGGCGCGGACCGATGCTGCACCGCGCCCTCCAGCAGTTCCTCGCGGACGTCTTCTGGGGCGACCTCGACGTGCTGCTCCTCGACCTGCCGCCCGGGACGGGCGACATCGCGATCTCCGTGGCGCAGCTCCTGCCGGGCAGCGAGATCGTCGTCGTCACGACGCCGCAGGTCGCGGCCGCCGAGGTCGCGGAGCGCGCGGGCTCCGTCGCCACGCAGACGCAGCAGGGCGTGGTCGGCGTCGTCGAGAACATGTCGTGGCTCGAGCAGCCCGACGGGTCGCGCCTGGAGGTCTTCGGGTCCGGTGGGGGCGAGCGCGTCGCCGCGAACCTGTCCCGCGCCACGGGGACCGACGTCCCGCTCCTCGGCCAGGTCCCGCTCGACGTGTCGCTGCGCGAGGCGGGCGACGGCGGTACCCCCGTGGTCCTCGCCGACCCGGGTTCCGCCGCGGCCGTGGCGCTGCGCGACGTCGCGCTCGGGCTCTCGCGCCGACCGCGCGGCCTCGCAGGGCGATCGCTCGGGGTCACGGTCGTCTGA
- a CDS encoding maleylpyruvate isomerase family mycothiol-dependent enzyme, whose amino-acid sequence MDALASLARDSELFGDAVRSAPPDARVPSCPEWTGADLLYHLAEVQDFWARVVGPSPGHGLDGDDVAPLARPSSDAELPALLQRSTSRLVAALTGRDPGEPCWSWHDDGRHVGWVVRRQAHEALIHRADAELTAGRDVTPADPDVAVDGVDEVLSVMVDGVPGWGVFTPDGATVSVVVDGFGERPRSWDLAFGRFTGTGPESGTAYDLDVAQLVDLPGSTTTQVSGPAWALDLWLWGRGPADGLAVEGDPALVERLRRVAAEGTQ is encoded by the coding sequence ATGGACGCCCTGGCCTCCCTCGCGCGGGACAGCGAGCTGTTCGGCGACGCCGTGCGCAGCGCGCCCCCGGACGCGCGCGTGCCGTCGTGCCCCGAGTGGACCGGCGCGGACCTGCTCTACCACCTCGCGGAGGTGCAGGACTTCTGGGCGCGCGTCGTCGGGCCGTCCCCCGGGCACGGTCTCGACGGCGACGACGTCGCCCCGCTCGCGCGGCCCTCGTCGGACGCGGAGCTGCCCGCGCTGCTCCAGCGCTCGACGAGCCGGCTCGTCGCCGCCCTCACGGGTCGGGACCCCGGGGAGCCGTGCTGGTCGTGGCACGACGACGGCCGGCACGTCGGCTGGGTCGTGCGCCGGCAGGCGCACGAGGCGCTGATCCACCGTGCCGACGCCGAGCTCACGGCCGGACGGGACGTGACCCCCGCCGACCCGGACGTCGCGGTGGACGGCGTCGACGAGGTGCTGTCGGTCATGGTCGACGGCGTGCCCGGCTGGGGCGTGTTCACGCCCGACGGCGCGACGGTGTCGGTCGTCGTGGACGGGTTCGGGGAGCGGCCCCGGAGCTGGGACCTCGCGTTCGGGCGCTTCACCGGGACGGGCCCGGAGTCGGGTACCGCGTACGACCTCGACGTCGCGCAGCTCGTCGACCTGCCCGGCTCGACCACGACGCAGGTCTCGGGCCCCGCGTGGGCGCTCGACCTGTGGCTGTGGGGCCGTGGCCCGGCCGACGGCCTGGCCGTCGAGGGCGACCCGGCGCTCGTCGAGCGCCTGCGCCGCGTGGCGGCCGAGGGCACGCAGTAG
- a CDS encoding DUF1003 domain-containing protein produces MADRLDTPKSARRSLIPRVKVDQDAVGRATEGIARFLGTPRFLVYLTVFCAVWIIWNSWGPEGLRFDSAEFGFTALTLMLSLQASYAAPLILLAQNRQDDRDRVTAEQDRQRAERNLADTEYLAREMAALRIALSEVATRDFVRSEIRNLLEELEEKSARPADDEAADR; encoded by the coding sequence GTGGCTGACCGTCTCGACACGCCGAAGAGCGCGCGGCGCTCCCTCATCCCGCGGGTCAAGGTCGACCAGGACGCGGTCGGCCGCGCGACCGAGGGCATCGCCCGGTTCCTGGGCACGCCCCGGTTCCTCGTCTACCTCACCGTGTTCTGCGCGGTGTGGATCATCTGGAACTCGTGGGGTCCGGAGGGCCTGCGGTTCGACTCCGCGGAGTTCGGGTTCACCGCGCTCACGCTCATGCTCTCGCTCCAGGCGTCGTACGCCGCGCCGCTCATCCTGCTCGCGCAGAACCGTCAGGACGACCGCGACCGCGTCACCGCCGAGCAGGACCGCCAGCGCGCCGAGCGCAACCTCGCGGACACCGAGTACCTCGCGCGCGAGATGGCCGCCCTGCGCATCGCGCTGAGCGAGGTGGCCACGCGCGACTTCGTCCGCTCGGAGATCCGCAACCTGCTCGAGGAGCTGGAGGAGAAGTCGGCCCGCCCGGCCGACGACGAGGCCGCCGACCGCTGA
- a CDS encoding magnesium transporter MgtE N-terminal domain-containing protein has protein sequence MSAATTVFVARLAGTSVFDPIGDQVGRVRDVVVLIRPKGAPRAVGLVVEVPGRRRVFLPLTRVTSIDAGQVISTGLVNMRRFEQRAMETLAVSELLERTVELVDGSGSATIEDLAIERQRTGDWLVTKLYVRRRSQHKGTLGLRRRGDAIVVDVGAVTGLAGGTEAQGAAMLLAAYDDLKPADLADVIHDLGDTRRLEVAGALDNERLADVLEELPEDDQVAILSGLDTDRAADVLEAMQPDDAADLLHELPEAQAAQLLELMEPEEARDVRRLLAYAEDTAGGLMTSEPVVLGPETTIATALAQIRRKDLAPALASMVFVARPPLETPTGRFLGVAHFQRLLREPPHAAVGSVLDSDVEGVAPDAPLGRVTRILATYDLLCVPVLDAEKRLLGAISVDDVLDHMLPDDWRETDDDVDTDYARATLAPGSLPSRPAGRGGATEVTRG, from the coding sequence GTGAGCGCAGCCACCACCGTCTTCGTCGCGCGCCTGGCCGGGACCAGCGTGTTCGACCCCATCGGCGACCAGGTCGGCCGGGTGCGGGACGTCGTCGTGCTCATCCGGCCCAAGGGCGCGCCCCGCGCCGTGGGCCTCGTCGTCGAGGTGCCCGGGCGGCGCCGGGTCTTCCTCCCGCTCACGCGCGTCACGAGCATCGACGCGGGCCAGGTCATCTCCACGGGCCTGGTGAACATGCGGCGGTTCGAGCAGCGGGCGATGGAGACGCTCGCGGTGAGCGAGCTGCTGGAGCGCACGGTCGAGCTCGTCGACGGGTCGGGCTCGGCGACGATCGAGGACCTCGCGATCGAGCGCCAGCGCACGGGCGACTGGCTCGTCACCAAGCTGTACGTGCGGCGCAGGTCCCAGCACAAGGGGACGCTCGGGCTGCGTCGGCGGGGCGACGCGATCGTCGTGGACGTGGGCGCGGTCACCGGCCTCGCGGGCGGCACCGAGGCGCAGGGCGCCGCCATGCTCCTCGCCGCCTACGACGACCTCAAGCCCGCCGACCTCGCCGACGTCATCCACGACCTGGGCGACACGCGCCGTCTCGAGGTCGCGGGCGCGCTCGACAACGAGCGCCTCGCCGACGTCCTGGAGGAGCTGCCGGAGGACGACCAGGTCGCGATCCTCTCCGGCCTCGACACCGACCGCGCCGCGGACGTCCTCGAGGCGATGCAGCCCGACGACGCCGCGGACCTGCTGCACGAGCTCCCCGAGGCGCAGGCCGCCCAGCTCCTCGAGCTCATGGAGCCGGAGGAGGCGCGCGACGTGCGCCGCCTGCTCGCGTACGCGGAGGACACCGCGGGCGGCCTCATGACCTCCGAGCCGGTCGTGCTCGGCCCCGAGACGACCATCGCCACCGCGCTCGCGCAGATCCGGCGCAAGGACCTCGCCCCCGCGCTCGCGTCGATGGTGTTCGTCGCGCGCCCCCCGCTCGAGACGCCGACGGGCCGGTTCCTCGGGGTCGCGCACTTCCAGCGGCTGCTGCGCGAGCCCCCGCACGCCGCCGTCGGCTCGGTGCTCGACTCCGACGTCGAGGGCGTCGCGCCCGACGCCCCGCTGGGCCGAGTCACGCGCATCCTCGCGACCTACGACCTCCTGTGCGTCCCCGTGCTCGACGCCGAGAAGCGCCTCCTCGGCGCGATCAGCGTGGACGACGTGCTCGACCACATGCTGCCCGACGACTGGCGCGAGACCGACGACGACGTCGACACGGACTACGCGCGCGCCACGCTCGCGCCCGGGTCGCTGCCGTCGCGTCCGGCCGGTCGCGGCGGCGCGACGGAGGTGACCCGTGGCTGA
- a CDS encoding general stress protein — translation MSMSRPGAVPRVPTPPRGEEIASYATYLEAQKAVDFLSDNKFAVELVTIVGTDLKMVERVTGRLTYGRVAIAGAASGAWFGLFVGLLLFMFSGQGGFVLTAIGIGAGFGLLFSVLSYALTRGRRDFTSQSQIVASSYGILCAPERAGDARQLLSRMPQGAGGVRAPAAPANPTWGTPGATTPPATPAPTAPAPEPPSGATAPTPPVAPPARTPDPRWTTPTGEPRYGAMRPTSDQPADAQPDTRPDAQPAPGAQQPDQPERPA, via the coding sequence ATGAGCATGTCACGCCCGGGTGCCGTCCCCCGTGTCCCCACCCCGCCCCGTGGTGAGGAGATCGCGTCGTACGCGACCTATCTCGAGGCGCAGAAGGCGGTCGACTTCCTCTCGGACAACAAGTTCGCGGTCGAGCTCGTGACGATCGTCGGCACGGACCTCAAGATGGTCGAGCGCGTCACGGGTCGGCTGACGTACGGGCGCGTCGCGATCGCCGGCGCGGCCTCCGGCGCCTGGTTCGGCCTCTTCGTCGGCCTGCTGCTCTTCATGTTCTCCGGTCAGGGCGGGTTCGTGCTCACCGCCATCGGGATCGGCGCCGGGTTCGGCCTGCTCTTCTCGGTGCTCTCGTACGCGCTCACGCGGGGCAGGCGCGACTTCACCTCGCAGAGCCAGATCGTCGCGTCGTCGTACGGGATCCTCTGCGCGCCCGAGCGCGCGGGCGACGCGCGCCAGCTCCTCTCGCGGATGCCCCAGGGTGCGGGCGGGGTCCGCGCGCCGGCCGCCCCGGCGAACCCGACGTGGGGCACGCCCGGAGCGACCACTCCTCCGGCGACCCCCGCACCGACCGCCCCGGCGCCCGAGCCGCCGTCGGGGGCCACCGCGCCCACGCCCCCGGTGGCGCCGCCGGCGCGGACACCCGACCCGCGCTGGACCACGCCGACGGGGGAGCCGCGCTACGGCGCCATGCGCCCGACGTCGGACCAGCCGGCCGACGCGCAGCCCGACACCCGGCCCGACGCGCAGCCCGCCCCCGGCGCACAGCAACCCGACCAGCCCGAGCGCCCTGCCTGA
- a CDS encoding aminopeptidase P family protein: MTDATPVTPEPTSETPDQAPENAGDGQDLAARGSNRSQRPDSDAFKAFITSGWAPRAELDVEPLPAAPFTVARRAALSARFPGVRLVVPAGPLKTRSNDTDYRFRPHSAFAHLTGYGTDQEPDAVLVLHPVEPGTGDGGSDHHAVLYVRPLAARDTEEFYADSRYGEFWVGARPSLDDVTTATGVEARHVDELRDALAKDVGPGGVALLVVAGADEAVEALVEAIRAEAGLDDVEAAQDERLTEAEWLARAEAAYRRTDAALVEAVSELRLVKDAHEVGQMREAVAATIAGFEEVVRNLARAVEHRRGERVIETTFDAHARLEGNTVGYETIAAAGEHATTLHWIRNDGVVRTGELVLLDAGVEVDSLYTADVTRTLPVDGEYTEVQRRVYQAVLDAADAAFAVAVPGARFRDVHAAAMEVVAARLEEWGLLPVSAAESLSPEGQQHRRWMVHGTSHHLGLDVHDCAQARRELYLDGVLEPGMVFTIEPGLYFKADDLTVPEEYRGIGVRIEDDVLVTADGNENLSAALPRRAQDVEAWMARLRG; this comes from the coding sequence ATGACCGACGCCACCCCCGTCACGCCCGAGCCCACGTCCGAGACGCCCGACCAGGCCCCCGAGAACGCCGGGGACGGCCAGGACCTGGCCGCGCGCGGGAGCAACCGCTCCCAGCGCCCCGACTCCGACGCGTTCAAGGCCTTCATCACGAGCGGCTGGGCGCCGCGCGCGGAGCTCGACGTCGAGCCCCTGCCCGCCGCTCCCTTCACCGTCGCTCGCCGCGCCGCGCTGTCCGCCCGGTTCCCGGGCGTGCGCCTCGTGGTGCCGGCCGGTCCGCTGAAGACGCGCTCGAACGACACCGACTACCGGTTCCGCCCCCACTCGGCGTTCGCGCACCTGACCGGCTACGGCACCGACCAGGAGCCCGACGCCGTCCTCGTCCTGCACCCGGTCGAGCCCGGCACCGGCGACGGCGGCTCCGACCATCACGCGGTGCTCTACGTGCGCCCGCTCGCCGCGCGCGACACCGAGGAGTTCTACGCCGACTCGCGCTACGGCGAGTTCTGGGTGGGCGCGCGGCCGTCGCTCGACGACGTCACGACCGCCACCGGTGTCGAGGCCCGCCACGTGGACGAGCTGCGCGACGCGCTCGCGAAGGACGTCGGCCCGGGCGGGGTGGCCCTGCTCGTCGTCGCGGGCGCCGACGAGGCCGTCGAGGCGCTCGTCGAGGCGATCCGCGCCGAGGCCGGGCTGGACGACGTCGAGGCGGCCCAGGACGAGCGGCTCACCGAGGCCGAGTGGCTCGCGCGCGCCGAGGCCGCGTACCGCCGCACGGACGCCGCGCTCGTCGAGGCCGTCTCCGAGCTGCGGCTCGTCAAGGACGCCCACGAGGTCGGGCAGATGCGCGAGGCCGTCGCCGCGACGATCGCGGGCTTCGAGGAGGTCGTGCGGAACCTCGCGCGCGCCGTCGAGCACCGGCGCGGCGAGCGCGTCATCGAGACGACGTTCGACGCGCACGCGCGCCTCGAGGGCAACACGGTCGGCTACGAGACGATCGCCGCGGCCGGTGAGCACGCCACGACGCTGCACTGGATCCGCAACGACGGAGTCGTGCGCACGGGCGAGCTCGTGCTGCTCGACGCGGGCGTCGAGGTCGACTCGCTCTACACCGCGGACGTCACGCGCACGCTGCCCGTCGACGGCGAGTACACCGAGGTGCAGCGCCGCGTCTACCAGGCGGTGCTCGACGCGGCGGACGCCGCGTTCGCGGTCGCCGTCCCGGGCGCGCGCTTCCGCGACGTCCACGCCGCGGCGATGGAGGTCGTGGCGGCACGCCTGGAGGAGTGGGGGCTGCTCCCCGTGAGCGCGGCGGAGTCGCTCTCGCCCGAGGGTCAGCAGCACCGCCGCTGGATGGTGCACGGCACGAGCCACCACCTCGGCCTGGACGTGCACGACTGCGCGCAGGCGCGCCGCGAGCTCTACCTCGACGGCGTGCTGGAGCCGGGCATGGTCTTCACGATCGAGCCGGGCCTGTACTTCAAGGCGGACGACCTGACGGTCCCGGAGGAGTATCGCGGGATCGGCGTCCGCATCGAGGACGACGTGCTCGTGACGGCGGACGGCAACGAGAACCTCTCGGCCGCCCTCCCCCGCCGCGCGCAGGACGTCGAGGCCTGGATGGCACGCCTGCGCGGCTGA